Proteins from one Mytilus galloprovincialis chromosome 11, xbMytGall1.hap1.1, whole genome shotgun sequence genomic window:
- the LOC143051861 gene encoding uncharacterized protein LOC143051861 — MLTVISPDKPTDNLGTFLDGQDKTETNMVSDTEISYEQPSDILKTLHGGQDKTETKMVSYNEKKNKLTCIPLESLHQTSTDQLMNDAYQTCQTRQKVDAGEMSGKECDGNVCGKQCQGKACKLCNKGVRKPRVLKSRIIKPKGYKPFKCGVCEVDFTRKEHLEMHMRTHTGDKPFTCYLCDNTYSRGHHLRRHMRSHTGDKPHKCDICDKAFSQSHHMRRHKQTHTDEKPCKICKCDLCEKEFSQQSHLSRHMRTHTGDKPYQCDVCEKAFCRKEHLQSHMRTHTGDKPFACDICGRGFTSEKDRRRHFKHNAHDDGPYKCDICDKDFIRKLNLKEHMRTHTGEKAYMCEICGQTFSMSILYATHVTKHNAEKAKLICSSK, encoded by the coding sequence atgttaaCAGTTATCTCCCCTGACAAACCTACAGACAATTTAGGAACATTCCTCGACGGACAGGACAAGACAGAAACAAATATGGTTTCTGATACTGAAATATCTTATGAACAACCTTCAGACATTTTAAAGACGTTACACGGCGGACAGGACAAGACAGAAACAAAAATGGTTTCgtataatgaaaagaaaaataaactaacaTGCATCCCTCTTGAAAGTCTTCATCAGACTAGTACGGACCAACTGATGAACGATGCATACCAGACATGCCAGACTAGGCAGAAGGTTGATGCTGGTGAAATGAGTGGTAAAGAATGTGACGGTAATGTTTGTGGTAAACAGTGCCAGGGAAAGGCGTGTAAATTATGTAATAAAGGAGTTCGTAAACCTCGGGTCTTAAAGAGCCGCATTATAAAACCTAAAGGCTATAAACCTTTCAAATGTGGAGTCTGTGAAGTAGATTTCACTAGGAAGGAACACCTAGAAatgcacatgagaacacatactggtgataaaccATTCACATGTTATTTATGTGATAATACTTATAGTCGGGGTCATCACTTACGGCGTCATATGAGATCTCATACTGGTGATAAACCACACAAATGTGATATATGTGATAAGGCATTTAGTCAGTCTCATCACATGCGAAGACACAAGCAAACACATACAGATGAAAAACCGTGTAAAATATGTAAATGTGATTTATGTGAAAAGGAATTTAGTCAGCAATCTCACCTAAgtagacacatgagaacacatactggtgataaaccttATCAATGTGATGTGTGTGAAAAAGCTTTCTGTAGGAAGGAACACTTACAAtcacacatgagaacacatactggtgataaaccGTTTGCATGTGATATCTGTGGTAGAGGTTTTACTAGTGAAAAGGACAGACGAAGGCATTTTAAACATAATGCGCATGATGATGGACCTTataaatgtgatatttgtgatAAAGATTTTATTCGGAAACTAAACTTAAAAgaacacatgagaacacatacggGAGAAAAAGCATATATGTGTGAGATATGTGGTCAAACATTTAGCATGTCAATTTTGTATGCTACACACGTGACTAAACATAATGCTGAGAAGGCCAAACTTATTTGCAGttcaaaatag
- the LOC143051862 gene encoding uncharacterized protein LOC143051862, which produces MLTVISPDKPTDNLGTFLDGQDKTETNMVSDTEISYEQPSDILKTLHGGQDKTETKMVSYNEKKNKLTCIPLESLHQTSTDQLMNDAYQTCQTRQKVDAGEMSGKECDGNVCGKQCQGKACKLCNKGVRKPRVLKSRIIKPKGYKPFKCGVCEVDFTRKEHLEMHMRTHTGDKPFTCYLCDNTYSRGHHLRRHMRSHTGDKPHKCDICDKAFSQSHHMRRHKLTHTDEKPCKICKCDLCEKEFSQQSHLSRHMRTHTGDKPYQCDVCEKAFCRKEHLQSHMRTHTGDKPFACDICGRGFTSEKDRRRHFKHNAHDDGPYKCDICDKDFIRKLNLKEHMRTHTGEKAYMCEICGQTFSMSILYATHVTKHNAEKAKLICSSK; this is translated from the coding sequence atgttaaCAGTTATCTCCCCTGACAAACCTACAGACAATTTAGGAACATTCCTCGACGGACAGGACAAGACAGAAACAAATATGGTTTCTGATACTGAAATATCTTATGAACAACCTTCAGACATTTTAAAGACGTTACACGGCGGACAGGACAAGACAGAAACAAAAATGGTTTCgtataatgaaaagaaaaataaactaacaTGCATCCCTCTTGAAAGTCTTCATCAGACTAGTACGGACCAACTGATGAACGATGCATACCAGACATGCCAGACTAGGCAGAAGGTTGATGCTGGTGAAATGAGTGGTAAAGAATGTGACGGTAATGTTTGTGGTAAACAGTGCCAGGGAAAGGCGTGTAAATTATGTAATAAAGGAGTTCGTAAACCTCGGGTCTTAAAGAGCCGCATTATAAAACCTAAAGGCTATAAACCTTTCAAATGTGGAGTCTGTGAAGTAGATTTCACTAGGAAGGAACACCTAGAAatgcacatgagaacacatactggtgataaaccATTCACATGTTATTTATGTGATAATACTTATAGTCGGGGTCATCACTTACGGCGTCATATGAGATCTCATACTGGTGATAAACCACACAAATGTGATATATGTGATAAGGCATTTAGTCAGTCTCATCACATGCGAAGACACAAGCTAACACATACAGATGAAAAACCGTGTAAAATATGTAAATGTGATTTATGTGAAAAGGAATTTAGTCAGCAATCTCACCTAAgtagacacatgagaacacatactggtgataaaccttATCAATGTGATGTGTGTGAAAAAGCTTTCTGTAGGAAGGAACACTTACAAtcacacatgagaacacatactggtgataaaccGTTTGCATGTGATATCTGTGGTAGAGGTTTTACTAGTGAAAAGGACAGACGAAGGCATTTTAAACATAATGCGCATGATGATGGACCTTataaatgtgatatttgtgatAAAGATTTTATTCGGAAACTAAACTTAAAAgaacacatgagaacacatacggGAGAAAAAGCATATATGTGTGAGATATGTGGTCAAACATTTAGCATGTCAATTTTGTATGCTACACACGTGACTAAACATAATGCTGAGAAGGCCAAACTTATTTGCAGttcaaaatag
- the LOC143051864 gene encoding uncharacterized protein LOC143051864 — MFCSGLGRQERTGTGRLPETKNEDILTVISPDKPTDNLAMLHCGQDKRETNMVSDTENILTIIPFDQTSRDQLMNDAIQTRQKVDAGNISDKECLGNVCGKQCQEKSCKLCNKGFRKPRALKSRIIKPKGYERFKCGMCGVDFSKNKYLQQHIGIHTVDKPYRCDVCGSVFRMLQRLRIHIKTHTSDKPYKCDICDKAFRQSSHMWRHMRTHTGEKPRKICKCDVCEKEFSQRSDLTRHMRTHTGDRPHQCEICDKTFTTKENLRLHMRIHTGDQPFACNVCGRGFNYKIDVERHASRHSKCVERPYKCGICEKDFIRKHNLQNHMRIHTGENPYECETCGQTFSLSIVYARHMTKHSTEKDKLV; from the coding sequence ATGTTTTGCAGTGGTCTTGGTAGACAGGAGAGGACGGGAACAGGTAGATTACCGGAAACGAAAAATGAAGACATTTTAACTGTTATCTCCCCTGACAAACCTACAGACAATTTAGCGATGTTACACTGTGGACAGGACAAGAGAGAAACAAATATGGTTTCTGATACtgaaaatatacttacaatcatCCCTTTTGACCAGACTAGTAGAGACCAACTGATGAACGATGCAATTCAGACTAGGCAGAAGGTTGATGCAGGTAATATAAGTGATAAAGAATGTCTTGGTAATGTTTGTGGTAAACAGTGCCAGGAAAAGTCGTGCAAATTATGTAATAAAGGATTTCGTAAACCTCGGGCCTTAAAGAGCCGCATTATAAAACCTAAAGGCTATGAACGTTTTAAATGTGGAATGTGTGGAGTGGATTTCAGTAAGAATAAATACCTACAGCAACACATCGGGATACATACTGTTGATAAACCTTATAGATGTGACGTTTGTGGCTCAGTATTTCGCATGTTACAACGCCTACGAATACACATAAAAACACATACTAGTGATAAACCATACAAATGTGATATATGTGATAAGGCATTTAGACAGAGTTCTCACATGTGGaggcacatgagaacacatacaggtgaaaaaccgcgtaaaatatgtaaatgtgatgtatgtgaaaaGGAATTTAGTCAGCGTTCTGACTTAACGAGAcatatgagaacacatactggtgataGACCTCATCAATGTGAAATATGTGATAAAACGTTCACTACGAAGGAAAACTTACGActacacatgagaatacatactggCGATCAACCGTTTGCGTGTAATGTATGTGGTAGaggttttaattataaaatagacGTTGAACGACACGCAAGCAGGCATTCTAAATGTGTTGAAAGACCTTATAAATGTGGTATTTGTGAAAAAGATTTTATTCGGAAACATAACTTACAGaatcacatgagaatacatacaggaGAAAACCCATATGAATGTGAAACATGTGGTCAAACATTTAGCCTTTCAATTGTCTATGCCAGACATATGACAAAGCATAGTACTGAGAAGGACAAATTAGTTTAG